In Flavobacterium enshiense, the genomic stretch CGTTTCCGCTATCTTCGTATACATCATAGTGGAACGATTTTTTTTCTTTCTGGCACCATTCGATTACCAAACTTTTATAGCTGATTACTTTGCCTTCCAGTTTAGCGATGTCTACATAAGGGAGGATCACTTTTTTGTGGATGAATTTTTCGCAATAAGCAAAGCCACGGTCAAGGTAAATAGCACCTATCAATGCTTCGAAAAGATTGCCGTGAATGTTTTCGCCAAAGTGCTGAGTGGCTACCTTACTTTCAACATGTTTGATAAGATTCAGGTCTTTTCCCAGTTCGTTCAGGTGGTCGCGGCTGACAATCTTTGAGCGCATCTTAGTTAAGTAGCCTTCATCTCCGGTGGGTACTTCGTTAAAAAGGTGTGCGGCAATGACTGAACCCAGCATTGCATCACCAAGAAATTCCAATCGCTCGTAATTTAAGGGATTTCCTTTTTCGTCCACTTTATTTAACGAGCGATGGGTAAAAGCTTTGCGGTAATTGCTCAAATCGAGCGGTTGAAAGCCTAGTATTTTATGGATGGCATCAAAAAAAATCCCGTCTTCTGGAGAGCGGGAATTTGAAAATATTTTCTTGATGATTCTCTTCATAGCAAAAGATTACTCTTCAATTTTTTTAAATAAAACGCATGCGTTGTGACCACCAAAGCCGAAAGTGTTACTCATAGCAACTTTTACGTCTCTTTTTTGCGGTTTATTTAGCGTTAAATTTAAACTTGGATCAATGTTTTCGTCTACAACAGAGTGGTTGATTGTTGGCGGAACAATACCATGTTTCATCGCTAAGATAGAAGCGATGGCTTCGATAGCTCCGGCTGCTCCAAGCAAGTGACCTGTCATTGATTTTGTCGAGTTGATATTGATGTTTTTAGCGTGGTCTCCAAAAACAGCACTGATTGCTTTTAATTCAGCAACGTCACCAAGCGGAGTAGAGGTTCCGTGCGTATTGATATGATCAACATCTTCCGGTTTCATTCCTGCATCACGTAATGTGTTGTTCATTACAGCAATTACACCGATTCCTTCAGGATGCGGAGCTGTCAAATGGTAAGCATCGGATGACATACCGCCACCGCCGATTTCGCAATAGATTTTTGCGCCACGGGCTTTAGCGTGTTCGTATTCTTCCAATACCAATGCACCTGCTCCTTCACCTAATACGAATCCGTCACGGGTAGCATCGAATGGTCTTGATGCGGTTTCCGGACTTTCGTTTCGGGTTGATAAAGCATGCATGGAATTGAATCCGCCCATTCCTGCAATGGTTACAGCTGCTTCAGATCCTCCGGAAATGATAACGTCGCACATTCCCAAACGGATGTAGTTGAAGGCGTCAATTAATGCATTAGCAGAAGATGCACATGCTGATACAGTAGTATAGTTAGGCCCCATAAAGCCGTTACGCATGGAAATGTGCGCAGGGGCAATATCGGCAATCATTTTTGGTATGAAGAATGGATTAAATTTAGGAGTCCCGTCGCCTTTAGCATAGTACATAACCTCTTCCTGGAAAGTTTCCAATCCTCCGATTCCGGCTCCCCAAATAACGCCAACGCGATATTTGTCTACATTTTCACCAGTAATTCCGGCATCTTTAATGGCCTCGTCGCTGGCTGCAATGGCATATTGCGCAAATTTATCCAATCTACGAGCTTCTTTACGATCCATATACGTTTCGATGTTGAAGTTTTTTACTTCACATGCGAATTTTGTCTTGTGTTTTTCGGTATCGTAATATGTTATTGGGGCAGCGCCGCTTCTTCCATTAATCAATCCATCCCAGTATTCTTCGATGGAATTTCCAATGGGTGTAAGAGCGCCTAAACCTGTTACTACAACTCGTTTTAATGCCATAATATATTTTTTACAATGTATTTAAACAAATAATACCCATGTTGCTTTTTCTTGTCTGTAAAGGAAACATGGGTACTATGGATTGTATTTTTTTGATTGCTTCCAATCAGTTTTTTTCAGATGGAAAAATAATAACACCCATGCATCCCGGAGAATGCATGAGGTTTATGTAAGTTATTATTTTTTAGCTTCTTCGATGTAAGAAATAGCTTGACCAACAGTAGCAATGTTTTCAGCTTGATCGTCTGGGATTTGAATATCAAATTCTTTTTCGAACTCCATGATAAGCTCAACAGTGTCTAATGAATCAGCTCCTAAGTCGTTTGTGAAGCTAGCTTCAGTTACAACTTCATTTTCGTCAACACCTAATTTGTCTACGATAATCGCTTTTACTCTTGATGCAATGTCTGACATAATCTTTGATTTTAAATTTAAATTGTTGGCAAAAATAAAAAACTTTATTTTAAAACAACGGTTTACTGAAAAAATGTGACTACGAAATTAAAAAAATAATTTTATAAAGTCTCTTAATTTTTATTTATTATCGTTTATAATTCTTTTTTTTGCAGTGTGAAAACGATGGTTTTCCTTCTATTTAAATGTAAAGGGTCAGATGAAAAAAATAGTGATTTTTGCTTCCGGTTCGGGTTCGAATGCCGAAAATATCATACTGCATTTCAAAAATAACCAGAAGGCTGATGTGGTTGCGGTATTAACGAACAATCCAAAGGCTAAAGTTATAGAGCGTGCTGAGAACCATGGTGTTTCTGCAATTGTTTTTGATAAAACAGAGTTGGCTGACGGGTTGGTTTCGCGAAAGGTCAACGAGTTGCAGCCGGATCTGATTGTGTTGGCAGGATTCCTTCTGATGTTTCCTAACGAGATTATCGAAAACTATCCGGATAGAGTCATCAATATCCACCCTGCCTTATTGCCAAAATATGGTGGAAAAGGGATGTACGGCATGAAAGTACATCAAACGGTTTTGGACAATAAGGATGCAGAAACCGGTATCACAATTCATTATGTCAATGAAAAATATGACGAGGGAGCTATAATTTTTCAGGCAACTACTTCAATTGAGGGTTGTACAGCGCCAGAAGAAATCGCCGAAAAAGTACATGAATTGGAGTACAAGCATTTCCCTGAAGTAATCGAAAAACTCCTGACTCATTAATCAAAAGTATTGAAATCCTACGAAGTACATATTTATACCGATGGCGCGTCCAAGGGAAATCCAGGGCCTGCCGGTTACGGTGTGATCATGGAAATGGTAGGGACTCCTTATAAAAAAGAATTTTACGAAGGTTTCCGGTTGTCGACCAATAACAGGATGGAATTACTGGCTGTTATTGTGGGTATGGAAAAGTTAAAAAAGCAGGGGACGACCGTTTTAATAACCTCGGATTCTAAGTATGTTGTAGATTCAGTCCAGAAAGGTTGGGTTTTCGGTTGGGAGAAGAAAAATTTCGCAGGAAAGAAAAATCCTGATTTATGGATGCGTTTTCTTAAAATTTACCGCAAGCACCAGGTTGATTTCCGATGGATCAAAGGGCATAGCAGTCATCCTCAAAATGAGCGTTGCGATGCTTTGGCAGTTATGGCTTCACAACAGGAGAAGCTCTCAGTTGATTTTTTTTATGAAAAAGAAGAAGGTCAATTGCTTTGATTTTTATAACTTTAAGGGATGAAATGGTCCCTGTCATATCTATTTTACTCGCTTTTTTTTCTTTTGATGGGTTTTTGTGTCCATTCACAGAAAAAAACGGAACTTGCCCTTGATAAAGAGGGTATAAAGATTTATTTGACCAAATTTGACACCACTGCTTTTAGGGAATACAAGGCTGTTATGACGGTTCATGCCAACATTGATACCGTTGCAAAACAGCTTATCGATGTGAAAAGTCTTCAGAAATGGAATTACAAAAACCGTCACAGTGAGCTTGTTAAAAAGGTTTCGGATTCCAGTTGGATATTTTATGTAGTGCATCATTTGGGGTGGCCAATACAGGAACGGGATAATGTTTCCCGGTATACTTTGATAAAAAAAGGGAATGAACAAATCATTACCATAACCCCTGATAATAAACTGTTAAAAGTAAAAGAAGGGCGTGTCCGATTAACTAATTTTAAGGGTTTTTGGTATTTAAAACGGATTGATGCCAAACAAACACTGGTGATTCAGCAGGTATATGGAGATCCGGGTGGGATGATTCCGGCCTTTATGGTTAATGCGGTGGTAACTAAAGGTCCGTTCGATTCTTTTAAGGCTCTTCGGCGACACGTTGAAAATCTTAACAAAAAATAGGCTTTTTAGAACGAAAACTATGTTGTACATTTGCTCTTTCAAAAGTTAGGATCATTTTATGAATAAATTATTGATTGTAGGGACGGTAGCGTTTGATGCCATTGAAACACCTTTCGGGAAAACCGACAAAATCTTAGGTGGGGCAGGAACTTACATCGGACTTTCAGCTTCTCATTTCAACCTGAAATCAGCCATTGTTTCCGTAGTAGGAGACGATTTTCCACAAGAATATTTAGATTTATTAAAA encodes the following:
- the rnc gene encoding ribonuclease III → MKRIIKKIFSNSRSPEDGIFFDAIHKILGFQPLDLSNYRKAFTHRSLNKVDEKGNPLNYERLEFLGDAMLGSVIAAHLFNEVPTGDEGYLTKMRSKIVSRDHLNELGKDLNLIKHVESKVATQHFGENIHGNLFEALIGAIYLDRGFAYCEKFIHKKVILPYVDIAKLEGKVISYKSLVIEWCQKEKKSFHYDVYEDSGNEGVKYFGVKLKIDNKIVAKARATSKKKAEEKASQRAYFVFQEKMKSND
- the fabF gene encoding beta-ketoacyl-ACP synthase II — translated: MALKRVVVTGLGALTPIGNSIEEYWDGLINGRSGAAPITYYDTEKHKTKFACEVKNFNIETYMDRKEARRLDKFAQYAIAASDEAIKDAGITGENVDKYRVGVIWGAGIGGLETFQEEVMYYAKGDGTPKFNPFFIPKMIADIAPAHISMRNGFMGPNYTTVSACASSANALIDAFNYIRLGMCDVIISGGSEAAVTIAGMGGFNSMHALSTRNESPETASRPFDATRDGFVLGEGAGALVLEEYEHAKARGAKIYCEIGGGGMSSDAYHLTAPHPEGIGVIAVMNNTLRDAGMKPEDVDHINTHGTSTPLGDVAELKAISAVFGDHAKNININSTKSMTGHLLGAAGAIEAIASILAMKHGIVPPTINHSVVDENIDPSLNLTLNKPQKRDVKVAMSNTFGFGGHNACVLFKKIEE
- a CDS encoding acyl carrier protein, encoding MSDIASRVKAIIVDKLGVDENEVVTEASFTNDLGADSLDTVELIMEFEKEFDIQIPDDQAENIATVGQAISYIEEAKK
- a CDS encoding phosphoribosylglycinamide formyltransferase translates to MKKIVIFASGSGSNAENIILHFKNNQKADVVAVLTNNPKAKVIERAENHGVSAIVFDKTELADGLVSRKVNELQPDLIVLAGFLLMFPNEIIENYPDRVINIHPALLPKYGGKGMYGMKVHQTVLDNKDAETGITIHYVNEKYDEGAIIFQATTSIEGCTAPEEIAEKVHELEYKHFPEVIEKLLTH
- a CDS encoding ribonuclease HI, whose amino-acid sequence is MKSYEVHIYTDGASKGNPGPAGYGVIMEMVGTPYKKEFYEGFRLSTNNRMELLAVIVGMEKLKKQGTTVLITSDSKYVVDSVQKGWVFGWEKKNFAGKKNPDLWMRFLKIYRKHQVDFRWIKGHSSHPQNERCDALAVMASQQEKLSVDFFYEKEEGQLL
- a CDS encoding START domain-containing protein, whose amino-acid sequence is MGFCVHSQKKTELALDKEGIKIYLTKFDTTAFREYKAVMTVHANIDTVAKQLIDVKSLQKWNYKNRHSELVKKVSDSSWIFYVVHHLGWPIQERDNVSRYTLIKKGNEQIITITPDNKLLKVKEGRVRLTNFKGFWYLKRIDAKQTLVIQQVYGDPGGMIPAFMVNAVVTKGPFDSFKALRRHVENLNKK